The following coding sequences are from one Culex quinquefasciatus strain JHB chromosome 1, VPISU_Cqui_1.0_pri_paternal, whole genome shotgun sequence window:
- the LOC6049809 gene encoding nose resistant to fluoxetine protein 6, which produces MVRWRNVWMLQLAALMRWGILAVKSDRFIDPEEYQKFPKLFQYDEYEDCRMTYREQYVYCVVRARIRPDDGSELWRNISLFSEDTRHYDHRMVERGICVQNCEKFLYAGESHHEGDHSYAELFRACIGQQLKDGYDLQIEPDVQVYYCYNKTNETPPLDVLGVIFILVVIIIAILVIYSTAYDLTLQTAQKFPQNYFSTPHKTSQDNLRTAFSFPRNIRRLREPLNTEIRQDLSFLESFRFIQMMRVVLLHIVLALAKMPKVNPDATEHILHRPPVMLYVAEFQNYVQTFFSISGMLLTINFLEHTRKNPHFEARYWLDRLRARLYRIVPAYAFILLLEVSITRRFMVGPLAQQMIGESQTQCRKWWWNNLLFVNNYVAPEQPCLLQTWYLSADMQLFLLGITTLTLIWRWPPLKKYLLTAGILWGICCVAIVTYAKNLPPLMSKNLKLYNDYNFGHGYFQLYIPFHMNITVYFAGMWAGFLYYRFREARSFFFKLQLQWTVLWILIVLYFLSLFTGAWVVQNQATLPALFLALYATWFKHAWGLLSTIMQLRTALSIARSRFRTFFSHPIFAVLGKLCYSFYLIHVTVIMQVLGSAKQPIYFSIRGIFDFFLTIWMRTFLYGALLCLLIELPANVALKELFESKSSKKSPVPTSEK; this is translated from the exons ATGGTTCGTTGGCGTAACGTTTGGATGCTGCAGCTGGCAGCACTGATGCGGTGGGGAATTTTGGCGGTGAAAAGTGACCGGTTTATCGATC CTGAGGAGTATCAAAAGTTCCCGAAGTTGTTCCAGTACGATGAATACGAGGATTGTCGGATGACGTACCGGGAGCAGTACGTGTACTGTGTGGTTCGGGCCAGGATTCGGCCGGACGACGGTTCGGAGTTGTGGCGGAATATCAGT CTATTCTCCGAGGACACACGCCACTACGACCATCGAATGGTGGAGCGCGGCATTTGCGTCCAAAACTGCGAGAAGTTCCTGTACGCAGGGGAGTCCCACCACGAGGGGGATCACTCGTACGCCGAACTGTTCCGGGCCTGCATAGGGCAACAGCTGAAAGATGGTTACGACCTGCAGATTGAACCGGATGTTCAGGTGTACTACTGTTACAACAAGACCAATGAGACACCGCCTTTAG ATGTTCTCGGGGTAATCTTCATCCTAGTCGTAATCATTATCGCCATCCTGGTGATCTACTCCACCGCGTACGATCTGACGCTGCAAACGGCTCAAAAGTTTCCCCAAAATTACTTCTCAACGCCACACAAAACTAGTCAAGATAACTTAAGGACGGCCTTCTCCTTCCCACGGAACATCCGTCGACTACGAGAACCCTTGAACACGGAAATCCGTCAAGATCTAAGCTTCCTTGAGTCGTTCCGCTTCATCCAGATGATGCGGGTCGTCCTGCTTCACATCGTGCTAGCGCTGGCCAAGATGCCCAAGGTCAACCCGGACGCTACCGAACACATACTGCACCGGCCGCCGGTCATGCTGTACGTGGCCGAGTTCCAGAATTACGTCCAGACGTTCTTCTCGATCTCGGGCATGCTGCTGACGATCAACTTCCTCGAGCACACCCGCAAGAACCCCCACTTTGAGGCCCGGTACTGGCTGGACCGGTTGCGGGCCCGGTTGTACCGGATCGTGCCAGCGTACGCGTTCATCCTGCTGCTGGAGGTGTCCATTACGCGACGCTTTATGGTCGGCCCGCTGGCCCAGCAGATGATTGGCGAGTCGCAGACCCAGTGCCGCAAGTGGTGGTGGAACAATCTGCTGTTTGTCAACAACTACGTCGCGCCGGAGCAACCG TGCCTCCTCCAAACGTGGTACCTCTCGGCGGACATGCAGCTCTTCCTGCTCGGAATCACCACCCTCACGCTCATCTGGCGCTGGCCACCGCTCAAAAAGTACCTCCTCACCGCCGGCATCCTCTGGGGCATCTGCTGCGTCGCTATTGTCACCTACGCCAAGAACCTCCCTCCGCTCATGTCCAAAAACCTCAAACTATACAACGACTACAACTTTGGCCACGGCTACTTCCAGCTGTACATCCCGTTCCACATGAACATCACCGTGTACTTTGCCGGAATGTGGGCCGGATTCCTGTACTACCGCTTCCGAGAGGCCCGGTCCTTCTTCTTCAAGCTCCAACTCCAATGGACAGTCCTGTGGATCCTCATCGTGCTGTACTTCCTGTCACTCTTCACCGGGGCGTGGGTAGTCCAGAACCAAGCGACGCTGCCGGCGCTCTTCCTGGCCCTGTACGCCACCTGGTTCAAGCACGCATGGGGTCTACTCAGCACGATCATGCAGCTGCGGACGGCCCTGTCCATCGCGCGGTCCCGCTTCCGAACCTTTTTCAGCCATCCGATCTTCGCGGTGCTCGGAAAGCTTTGCTACAGCTTCTATCTGATTCACGTGACCGTGATCATGCAGGTGCTCGGTTCCGCCAAACAGCCCATCTACTTCAGCATACGGGGAATA TTCGACTTCTTCCTAACGATTTGGATGAGGACGTTTCTGTACGGTGCATTGCTGTGCCTGCTGATCGAACTTCCGGCGAATGTGGCATTGAAGGAGCTGTTCGAGAGTAAATCTAGCAAAAAGAGTCCAGTGCCGACTAGTGAAAAGTAA